One window of Phycisphaeraceae bacterium genomic DNA carries:
- a CDS encoding BatD family protein translates to MKHLIKVFVASTLRVYAAAIVVGVSSVAFVSGARAQQSGASVRAPEVTVVLSSDTVELGDSLIYQMTIDGVSSADPPTLPRAGGAKVEFLGGHDESSRSIMTINGRTTENSVLRYIMQWRVTPAQKGAGAIEGFSFDIAGRKIEVPRVAFSVVEPQPNPNFTLTLESEAKVAYVGEPVHMRLVWLLGNNVRSAAFSGPDGGARFDVAPIDPRPPQNRGKQLVQNEPYRAVPFLNGDAVVTQSQSEFRGRMVPSITLDLVITPREPGKIEIGPYRVALDEVVGQRPSSFFDSFFEDRSKTRRSVVASNAVTLDVKPLPSEGKPDDFNGLIGVYSIDSKAGNTEANVGDPVPLTVTISGPEPLDAVKPPDLDLQSNFASEFKSSPEGWETPTSIAAAPGERTFATTIRPKSASITEIPAIRLPYFDTKTGKYSVATSKPIPLKVRAAREFTAADVARTGSATGFSLPTAISATLTSAAPGVGANSESLDALTNQRVGLLAAATSPGGLVLIVVPPLGLLVASIAAWRSRASDPRVVERRIAVRKGKRRAASAQSAPELLSAIRVALAPFVGATPQAVASSDPDESSLPANAASKARDLLQQLEGNEFAGYNVDLASAKASTRELFSMLDR, encoded by the coding sequence ATGAAGCATCTCATCAAAGTGTTCGTCGCGAGCACCCTGCGTGTCTATGCCGCCGCGATTGTCGTGGGCGTCAGCAGCGTCGCATTTGTATCGGGCGCCCGCGCTCAGCAGAGCGGCGCCTCAGTCCGTGCGCCCGAGGTGACGGTTGTTCTGTCGAGCGACACCGTCGAACTCGGTGATTCCCTGATCTACCAGATGACCATCGATGGAGTCTCATCCGCCGATCCGCCGACACTCCCGCGTGCGGGCGGGGCCAAAGTCGAATTCCTCGGCGGGCACGATGAATCGAGCCGTTCGATCATGACCATCAACGGGCGAACGACGGAGAATTCCGTGCTCCGCTACATCATGCAGTGGAGAGTGACTCCGGCTCAGAAGGGCGCCGGCGCGATCGAGGGCTTCTCGTTCGATATTGCCGGGCGCAAGATCGAAGTGCCGCGCGTGGCCTTCTCCGTTGTCGAGCCGCAACCGAATCCGAATTTCACGCTGACCCTCGAATCGGAGGCGAAAGTCGCGTACGTCGGAGAGCCAGTTCACATGCGGCTTGTGTGGCTGCTGGGCAACAACGTTCGGAGCGCCGCATTCTCCGGACCCGATGGCGGCGCTCGGTTCGATGTGGCTCCGATCGATCCGCGCCCTCCGCAGAACCGCGGCAAGCAACTCGTGCAGAACGAGCCGTACCGTGCGGTTCCGTTCCTCAACGGCGACGCGGTCGTCACGCAGTCGCAATCCGAATTCCGAGGCCGCATGGTGCCCTCCATCACGCTCGACCTCGTCATCACGCCGCGAGAGCCGGGAAAGATTGAAATCGGTCCATATCGCGTCGCGCTCGACGAAGTCGTGGGGCAGCGCCCGTCATCGTTCTTCGATTCGTTCTTCGAAGATCGGAGTAAGACGCGGCGTTCGGTCGTGGCGAGCAACGCGGTGACGCTCGATGTCAAACCCCTGCCCTCCGAAGGCAAGCCCGATGATTTCAATGGATTGATCGGTGTTTATTCGATCGACTCCAAGGCCGGAAACACCGAGGCCAACGTCGGCGATCCTGTGCCGCTGACTGTGACCATCTCGGGACCGGAGCCGCTGGACGCCGTGAAGCCGCCCGATCTCGATCTGCAGAGTAACTTCGCGTCGGAGTTCAAGTCGTCCCCGGAAGGTTGGGAAACTCCGACCTCCATCGCCGCGGCACCCGGCGAACGCACCTTCGCAACGACGATCCGGCCCAAGTCCGCCTCCATCACCGAGATTCCCGCGATCCGCCTCCCGTACTTCGACACCAAGACCGGGAAGTACTCGGTCGCGACCAGCAAGCCCATCCCGCTGAAGGTTCGTGCGGCGCGAGAATTTACCGCCGCCGATGTGGCGCGAACCGGCAGCGCCACCGGATTTTCTCTCCCGACCGCGATCTCCGCGACGCTGACCAGCGCCGCCCCCGGTGTCGGGGCGAACAGCGAATCGCTCGATGCACTCACGAATCAGCGAGTCGGCTTGCTCGCCGCCGCAACTTCGCCGGGCGGACTCGTTTTGATTGTTGTTCCGCCTCTCGGCCTGCTTGTCGCAAGCATCGCGGCGTGGCGAAGCCGAGCCAGCGATCCAAGGGTTGTCGAGCGCCGGATCGCGGTGCGCAAAGGAAAACGCCGCGCCGCTTCGGCGCAGTCGGCCCCCGAACTGCTCAGCGCGATCCGAGTGGCGCTCGCTCCGTTCGTCGGGGCAACGCCGCAAGCGGTGGCGTCCAGCGATCCCGACGAATCTTCCCTGCCCGCCAACGCCGCTTCCAAAGCGCGCGATCTGCTTCAGCAACTCGAAGGCAACGAGTTCGCCGGCTACAACGTCGACCTCGCTTCGGCAAAGGCAAGCACCCGCGAACTCTTTTCGATGCTCGACCGATGA
- a CDS encoding VWA domain-containing protein, with translation MTLAPTVTLGAAAWRFGSPAAILLLVAVPFVVALLWFGFERARRGLLTFAGTTPQNSKPGVARAGLKIALVAAGLSSLMLALARPQADPVEETVNVRGRDVVFILDVSRSMLSRDAVPNRLARAKLWINDLVNTLQGDRVGLVAFAGAAVVKCPLTLDYGFFRMALDELSPASVPRGGTLIGDAIRKAMSDVFEPGPGRYRDIVLITDGEDQGSFPAEAAKQAAEQGVRLIVIGIGSEIEGAPVPAGEKSDTRYLEYQGERVRSRLDETTLAKIAEAATRAAGDSGGGGVFLNVGTGTINLDKVYHDLAGSSEKREVETKSNVVYRELFPYFLVIAALCLAVEPTIGGRRRISSPKSAAVSPSFSRPMAAAVALICAVIPARAAEPASPASAAPTGTVAPVAPAPPMGADALYNSGRELFLAGKYSEAAERFRSADLESRDPELSARARFNLGQSLLKETSPQEGKPIDPALAKARLEEAAQAFRSAFEARPGDTEAARNVEIARRMLKDLEEQQEKQKQQQQQQSDKDQKNDGKSGEDQDQQGQNGDQQQKQDGKSAQQHQQNSDKLKDLAKQQSQAADQSQKASEQQNPEQREQEQQKAQNQQESVNKQTQQQKQKSTASAGEQAKQKMDEAQKEQQAASDALKKGDNKKAEQHQRNAADLLNEAAQSEEKAAQEAKQSQDQKQGQEQKQGQGKDQAKNEQAKEEKPKYNETASQLLDKERRERDARQQVLRALRGRPVPVEKDW, from the coding sequence ATGACGCTGGCACCGACGGTCACTCTCGGGGCGGCGGCGTGGCGATTCGGTTCGCCCGCGGCGATCCTGTTGCTCGTGGCTGTTCCGTTTGTCGTGGCCCTGCTTTGGTTCGGCTTTGAGCGGGCTCGACGCGGCCTCCTCACTTTCGCCGGCACGACTCCGCAGAACTCAAAGCCGGGTGTCGCTCGCGCTGGATTGAAGATTGCCCTCGTCGCAGCGGGCTTGAGTTCGCTCATGCTCGCGCTCGCGCGGCCGCAGGCCGATCCCGTCGAAGAAACCGTCAATGTGCGAGGCAGAGATGTCGTGTTCATCCTCGATGTCTCACGGAGCATGCTCTCGCGCGATGCCGTTCCCAATCGCCTGGCGCGCGCGAAACTCTGGATCAACGATCTTGTCAACACGCTCCAGGGCGACAGGGTAGGGCTCGTCGCGTTCGCCGGCGCCGCCGTGGTGAAGTGCCCGCTCACCTTGGACTACGGCTTCTTCCGCATGGCGCTCGATGAGCTTTCGCCCGCGTCTGTTCCCAGGGGCGGCACACTCATCGGAGATGCGATCCGCAAGGCAATGTCCGATGTCTTCGAGCCCGGCCCCGGCAGATATCGGGACATCGTGCTGATCACCGACGGCGAAGACCAGGGCAGTTTCCCCGCCGAAGCCGCCAAGCAGGCCGCCGAACAGGGGGTGCGCTTGATCGTGATCGGTATCGGCAGCGAAATCGAGGGCGCACCGGTGCCGGCGGGGGAAAAGAGCGACACGCGGTACCTCGAGTATCAGGGCGAGCGCGTTCGCAGCCGCCTCGACGAAACCACGCTCGCCAAGATCGCCGAGGCCGCGACACGCGCCGCCGGCGACAGCGGGGGCGGAGGCGTCTTCCTCAATGTCGGCACCGGCACAATCAACCTCGACAAGGTGTATCACGATCTCGCCGGCAGCTCGGAAAAGCGGGAGGTCGAGACCAAGTCAAACGTCGTCTACCGGGAGCTCTTTCCGTATTTCCTCGTGATTGCGGCGCTCTGCCTCGCCGTCGAACCCACAATCGGAGGCAGAAGAAGGATTTCGAGTCCGAAGAGCGCCGCGGTCTCACCTTCCTTCTCGAGGCCGATGGCCGCCGCCGTCGCGCTGATTTGCGCCGTGATTCCCGCGCGCGCCGCGGAACCCGCGAGTCCGGCGAGCGCCGCGCCAACTGGTACCGTTGCACCGGTCGCGCCCGCGCCCCCGATGGGCGCCGATGCCCTGTACAACTCGGGCCGAGAATTGTTCCTCGCCGGAAAGTATTCGGAAGCCGCCGAGCGCTTCCGAAGCGCGGATCTCGAATCACGCGACCCCGAACTTTCGGCAAGAGCAAGATTCAATCTCGGCCAATCGCTTCTGAAAGAAACCAGCCCGCAGGAAGGCAAACCGATCGATCCGGCACTGGCCAAAGCGCGTCTCGAAGAGGCGGCGCAGGCTTTTCGTTCCGCGTTCGAAGCGAGGCCCGGGGACACCGAAGCAGCGCGCAATGTCGAGATTGCACGCCGAATGCTGAAAGACCTTGAGGAGCAGCAGGAAAAGCAGAAGCAGCAACAACAGCAGCAGTCAGACAAGGATCAGAAGAACGACGGCAAGTCCGGCGAAGACCAGGATCAGCAAGGTCAGAACGGCGACCAGCAGCAGAAACAAGACGGCAAGTCCGCTCAGCAGCACCAGCAGAATTCCGACAAGCTCAAAGACCTGGCAAAGCAGCAGTCGCAGGCCGCGGATCAATCACAAAAGGCCTCTGAGCAGCAGAATCCGGAGCAGCGCGAGCAGGAACAACAGAAGGCACAGAATCAGCAGGAATCGGTAAACAAGCAGACGCAGCAGCAGAAGCAGAAGTCAACGGCTTCGGCGGGCGAGCAGGCCAAGCAGAAAATGGACGAGGCGCAAAAGGAACAACAGGCCGCATCCGACGCACTGAAGAAGGGCGACAACAAGAAGGCGGAACAACATCAGCGGAACGCCGCGGACTTGCTGAACGAGGCCGCGCAATCGGAGGAAAAAGCCGCTCAGGAAGCGAAGCAATCGCAGGACCAAAAGCAAGGGCAGGAGCAGAAGCAAGGGCAAGGCAAAGATCAAGCGAAGAACGAGCAGGCCAAAGAGGAAAAGCCCAAGTACAACGAGACCGCGTCTCAATTGCTCGACAAAGAGCGGCGCGAGCGGGATGCGCGCCAGCAGGTGCTTCGGGCGCTCCGCGGCAGGCCGGTCCCGGTGGAGAAAGACTGGTGA
- a CDS encoding VWA domain-containing protein, whose product MSFVYPYVLLLLALLPIIGWAASRAKRPELAPLPGAQSLPAFGTSWRVALRWLPAALRFLALGAILFAIARPQASTGWTTTSTEGLAIQIVYDRSGSMSEPIGDGDVSKNEVARQALIDFVKGDGKELQGRVGDMIGLIAFARYADTVSPLARVHEPLIDAAKLLKPVENRSEDGTAIGDALALAAARLKRAEEEVSRGKPADGKKPDFEIKSKIIVLMTDGQNNAGDVSPYDAAKLAKDWGIRIYTIGVGAGDRIVTIDTPFGRRQASRGNAVDERMLRQISQETGGEYFAAGDPHALEQAYKAIDKLEKSRIDKTEHSRKTELFAPLAALALALLGLELLAANTVFRRVG is encoded by the coding sequence GTGAGCTTCGTCTATCCGTACGTGCTTTTGCTGCTCGCGCTGCTCCCGATCATCGGCTGGGCCGCGAGCCGTGCGAAGCGCCCCGAACTCGCGCCGCTCCCCGGCGCGCAATCGCTGCCCGCCTTCGGAACATCCTGGCGGGTCGCACTCCGCTGGTTGCCCGCGGCACTGCGTTTCCTTGCGCTCGGCGCCATTCTCTTCGCGATCGCGCGACCTCAGGCCTCGACCGGGTGGACGACGACTTCGACCGAAGGCCTTGCGATCCAGATCGTGTACGACCGCTCCGGAAGCATGAGCGAGCCGATCGGCGACGGCGATGTCAGCAAAAATGAAGTCGCGAGGCAGGCGCTCATCGACTTTGTCAAGGGCGACGGCAAGGAGCTCCAGGGAAGAGTCGGCGACATGATCGGTCTGATCGCGTTTGCGCGATACGCCGACACGGTTTCTCCTCTCGCCCGCGTGCACGAGCCGCTGATCGATGCCGCGAAATTGCTGAAGCCGGTCGAGAATCGTTCGGAAGACGGTACCGCGATCGGCGATGCGCTCGCGCTCGCCGCCGCAAGACTCAAGCGCGCCGAAGAAGAAGTCTCACGCGGAAAGCCCGCGGACGGCAAAAAGCCCGACTTCGAAATCAAATCGAAGATCATCGTGCTCATGACCGACGGCCAGAACAACGCCGGCGACGTTTCGCCGTACGACGCTGCAAAGCTCGCCAAGGATTGGGGCATCCGAATCTACACGATCGGTGTCGGCGCGGGGGATCGGATCGTCACGATCGACACGCCGTTCGGCCGCCGACAGGCTTCGCGGGGCAACGCCGTGGACGAGCGGATGCTGCGGCAGATTTCGCAGGAAACCGGTGGCGAGTACTTTGCCGCGGGCGACCCTCACGCCCTCGAGCAGGCGTACAAAGCGATCGACAAGCTCGAGAAGTCGCGCATCGACAAGACCGAGCACTCGCGAAAGACCGAGCTGTTCGCGCCCCTCGCCGCGCTCGCGCTCGCTTTGCTCGGCCTCGAACTGCTCGCGGCAAACACCGTCTTCAGGAGGGTCGGATGA
- a CDS encoding DUF58 domain-containing protein, whose translation MLTQDLMREVRRLQVRTKRRVEGLFAGEYHTAFKGRGIEFADVREYEPGDDVRTIDWNVTARTGKPFIKRFVEERELTVFLAVDLSASESFLSANGPRPKNRIAIEAAAVLALSASTNHDRVGLCIFTEDIELYLPPGKGRGHSLRLLRELLSFEPKARGTNIDRVLLRLGHVLPRRGTLFLVSDFLAPGGAKSFETSLRLLSRKQEVIALQVTDPRERELPNVGLVEVFDPETGAKRLLDTASRGVRNQYRQAALQREAELTKLFGRTETDRVVLSTDRPFVQDLVKYFQMRERRR comes from the coding sequence ATGCTCACGCAAGACCTGATGCGAGAAGTTCGGCGATTGCAGGTGCGGACGAAGCGCCGGGTGGAAGGACTGTTCGCGGGGGAGTATCACACCGCGTTCAAAGGCCGCGGCATCGAGTTCGCCGACGTGCGCGAGTACGAGCCCGGCGACGATGTACGCACGATCGACTGGAACGTGACGGCACGCACGGGTAAGCCCTTCATCAAGCGGTTCGTCGAAGAACGAGAGCTCACCGTTTTTCTCGCCGTCGATCTTTCCGCATCGGAAAGCTTCCTCTCAGCAAACGGGCCTCGACCCAAGAACCGCATCGCGATCGAAGCCGCCGCCGTGCTCGCGCTCTCGGCCTCGACCAATCACGACCGCGTCGGTCTCTGCATCTTCACCGAAGACATCGAGCTCTATCTCCCCCCCGGGAAGGGTCGCGGGCACTCGCTCAGGTTGCTGCGCGAACTGCTGAGTTTCGAGCCCAAGGCGCGCGGCACCAATATCGACCGTGTGCTCCTCCGCCTCGGCCACGTCCTGCCCCGCCGCGGCACGCTCTTTCTGGTCTCCGATTTCCTTGCGCCCGGCGGCGCGAAGTCGTTCGAGACCTCGCTCAGGCTTCTCTCGCGCAAGCAGGAAGTGATCGCGCTCCAGGTGACCGATCCGCGCGAGCGCGAGCTGCCCAACGTTGGCCTTGTCGAAGTTTTCGATCCCGAAACCGGCGCGAAGCGGCTGCTCGATACAGCTTCTCGAGGCGTTCGGAATCAATACCGTCAGGCCGCACTCCAGCGGGAGGCGGAACTCACGAAGTTGTTCGGGCGCACCGAAACCGATCGGGTCGTTCTGAGCACCGATCGCCCGTTCGTCCAGGATCTCGTGAAGTACTTCCAGATGCGGGAGCGGCGCCGATAG
- a CDS encoding MoxR family ATPase → MSNSETFVKQTDGEIEAASEGIRRLLAAIETVVIGQRAMVERLILGLLTGGHVLLEGVPGLAKTLTVNTLARGIHAKFARIQFTPDLLPADLIGTLIYNPRDATFSAKKGPIFANIVLADEINRAPAKVQSALLEAMQERRVTIGDTTYPLEQPFLVLATQNPIEQEGTYPLPEAQVDRFMLKLKVGYPTKSEERAIVDRMATTRPATSIDPIITLEEIDRLRLLVDRVRLDDRIKDYIVTVVHATRDPRAYNLDIERLLEFGASPRASISLAVASKGHALIQGRGYVTPADVKSVGHDVLRHRVIPSYEAQAEDVDSDQIVKRIFDQIPLP, encoded by the coding sequence ATGAGCAATTCCGAAACTTTCGTAAAGCAAACCGACGGAGAAATCGAAGCAGCTTCGGAAGGAATCCGGAGATTGCTGGCAGCGATCGAAACGGTCGTCATCGGGCAGCGGGCGATGGTCGAGCGCCTCATTCTCGGTCTCTTGACCGGCGGACACGTCCTGCTCGAGGGTGTGCCCGGTCTTGCCAAGACGCTCACGGTGAACACGCTCGCACGCGGCATCCACGCCAAGTTCGCGCGCATCCAGTTCACGCCCGATCTCCTCCCCGCCGACCTGATCGGAACCCTCATCTACAACCCGCGCGATGCGACCTTCAGCGCGAAGAAAGGCCCGATCTTCGCCAACATCGTTCTCGCCGACGAGATCAACCGCGCACCCGCAAAGGTACAGTCGGCGCTCCTCGAGGCCATGCAGGAACGCCGCGTCACCATCGGCGACACCACATACCCGCTCGAGCAGCCCTTCCTCGTTCTCGCGACTCAGAACCCGATCGAGCAGGAAGGAACTTATCCGCTCCCTGAAGCACAGGTCGATCGCTTCATGCTCAAGCTCAAGGTCGGCTATCCGACCAAGAGCGAAGAACGTGCGATCGTTGATCGCATGGCGACGACGCGCCCCGCGACCTCGATCGATCCCATCATCACCCTCGAAGAAATCGATCGGTTGCGGCTCCTGGTCGATCGTGTGCGCCTCGATGATCGAATCAAGGACTACATCGTCACAGTTGTGCACGCGACGCGCGACCCCAGGGCGTACAACCTCGATATCGAAAGGCTTCTCGAATTCGGCGCTTCTCCCCGCGCCAGCATCAGCCTCGCGGTCGCTTCGAAGGGACACGCGCTGATACAGGGCCGGGGGTACGTGACACCGGCCGACGTGAAGTCCGTTGGTCACGATGTGCTGCGTCACCGCGTGATCCCGAGTTACGAAGCGCAGGCCGAAGATGTGGATTCGGATCAGATTGTCAAACGCATCTTCGATCAGATTCCCCTTCCCTGA
- a CDS encoding DUF3185 family protein produces MRIPIGIMLVVVGIILLVLGIQASNSFASDVSRLFTGNPTDRSVWLILGGVVAILAGAGTAAMNWKSLTKA; encoded by the coding sequence ATGCGTATTCCGATTGGCATCATGCTCGTGGTTGTTGGGATCATTCTGCTCGTGCTCGGAATCCAGGCATCCAACTCATTCGCTTCGGATGTTTCCCGCCTGTTTACCGGCAACCCGACCGACCGATCCGTCTGGTTGATCCTCGGCGGCGTCGTGGCGATTCTCGCGGGCGCCGGCACGGCGGCCATGAACTGGAAATCGCTGACCAAGGCTTGA
- a CDS encoding NAD(+)/NADH kinase, with protein sequence MPRRVLLIVNQEKADALAAAEKVRGLIERHGALSGETEASDSVLSKQEASADLFVILGGDGTLLGQLRRLVPLGKPILGVNFGKLGFMAEFDMPALTRAASEVFGSEALQLHETPLLAVRVTGPDGSVRFESIAANDCVLTAGPPYRMIRMALSIDGNVGPTVSGDGLIVCTSTGSTAYNLSAGGPIVAPELEAMAITPIAAHSLSFRPIVVPLESKVNIRVTRVNNDNGHGTTLVVDGQVLTKLSEDDSVSVTRHERKAILVRNPHTSYWSTLITKLRWAEAPRLRTLS encoded by the coding sequence ATGCCGCGCCGGGTGCTGCTCATCGTGAATCAGGAAAAGGCCGACGCTCTGGCGGCAGCGGAGAAAGTGCGCGGCCTCATCGAACGCCACGGCGCGCTCTCGGGAGAGACCGAGGCGTCCGACAGCGTGCTTTCGAAGCAGGAAGCCTCGGCCGATCTCTTTGTGATTCTCGGTGGAGACGGCACGCTGCTCGGGCAATTGCGCCGGCTCGTGCCTCTCGGAAAACCGATCCTCGGCGTCAATTTCGGAAAACTCGGCTTCATGGCGGAGTTCGACATGCCCGCGCTCACCCGCGCAGCGAGCGAAGTCTTCGGCAGCGAGGCCTTGCAGCTTCACGAAACACCGCTGCTCGCCGTTCGAGTCACCGGACCGGACGGAAGTGTTCGGTTCGAATCGATCGCGGCGAACGACTGCGTGCTCACCGCGGGCCCTCCCTACCGAATGATCCGGATGGCTCTGTCGATCGACGGCAATGTCGGACCGACCGTCAGCGGTGACGGGCTCATCGTCTGCACGTCCACCGGGTCCACGGCGTACAACCTTTCCGCGGGCGGTCCGATCGTCGCGCCCGAGCTCGAAGCGATGGCGATCACTCCGATCGCCGCCCATTCGCTGAGCTTCCGGCCGATTGTCGTCCCCCTCGAGAGCAAAGTGAACATCCGAGTCACCCGCGTGAACAACGACAACGGTCACGGCACGACGCTGGTGGTGGACGGTCAGGTGCTGACGAAATTGAGTGAGGACGACTCCGTGAGCGTGACGCGCCACGAGCGCAAAGCGATTCTGGTGCGCAACCCGCACACCTCCTATTGGTCCACGCTGATCACAAAGCTTCGCTGGGCGGAAGCGCCGCGCCTGCGGACGTTGAGCTGA